The Deltaproteobacteria bacterium nucleotide sequence GAAGAGGCCTACCTGGAGCGCAAGTTCGGCGACGCGTACCGCGCCTACCGCAATCGCGTGCGCCGCTGGATCTGAGCGGCGCTCAGGCCTTCGATATCGGCACGTGGCCGGGCTGCGCGCGGACGCGCTCTAGCCACTTGCCCAGCGACGAAAATCCCGCGAGGTCGTAGCCGCCCTCGTGCGCCACGTGCGTGTAGGCGTAGAGCGCGATGTCGGCGATCGAGTAGCGGCTGGCGACGAAGAAGTCGCGCTCGCGCAGGTGGCTCTCCATCACGGCGAGCGCCGCGTAGCCGCGCTCCATCCGCTCGGCGAGCTGGTCGCGCTTGGCCTCGATCATTCCCGCGTGGTGCCAGAAGCGCACCGTCGCTATGTAGGGCTCGTGGCTGTACTGCTCGAAGAACATCCACTGCAGGACCTGCGCGCGCTCGAGCCGGCCCCGGGGCAGGAAGTCGGTTCCCTCGGCCAGGTAGAACGCGATCGCGTTCGATTCCCAGAGATGCGTGCCGTCCTCGAGCTCGAGGCAGGGAATCCGCCCGTTGGGGTTCCGGCGCAGGAACTCCTCGGTACGCGTCTCGCCCTTCAGGATGTCGAGCTCGACCCGT carries:
- a CDS encoding glutathione S-transferase family protein; protein product: MLRLYDYLESGNGYKVRLLLTQLGIAFERVELDILKGETRTEEFLRRNPNGRIPCLELEDGTHLWESNAIAFYLAEGTDFLPRGRLERAQVLQWMFFEQYSHEPYIATVRFWHHAGMIEAKRDQLAERMERGYAALAVMESHLRERDFFVASRYSIADIALYAYTHVAHEGGYDLAGFSSLGKWLERVRAQPGHVPISKA